The Coffea arabica cultivar ET-39 chromosome 1e, Coffea Arabica ET-39 HiFi, whole genome shotgun sequence genome has a window encoding:
- the LOC113703948 gene encoding nuclear intron maturase 1, mitochondrial, protein MRIHHILSAKAFSFCPRSLFSAIQEMLLRTKLKHLTYKHIIPLIRSLSYLNPQPQVSQQQQPSSLRRQQDPYSLLKEEPIQILADLWVKTFSQRQQPKPFTNLTGFLSKFDLWVLAYQRTCAHVSGTFPPRNALHSDVLCDVLSLRNAVVRNKFSWNCKTHQFIRGPNEKPLTKLLSRRQLNPILTSKNPPFQDRVVQEVLFMILEPVFDPRFSSKSHAFRPGRNAHTVIRTLRSNFAGYLWFLRGDLSPILDEVDVNVVMRCIENAVKDKKVLNLIKSGLKGAVNNCLTDVECEGKMKKSKRKKGRTKKRILSENEPKPDPYWLRTFFNFAPEEAAKVPNYGYCGILSPLLANVCLNELDQMMEEKIIEFFKPCEQDSIWKYSIEDGYHNPSWPEFVPSGGKEKTRKMDYVRFGGHFLIGIRGTREEAVGIRKDIIEFCENNFGIRLDNSKFEIEHITRGIDFLDHTLCRRIIYPTLRYTGTGGKIVSEKGVGTLLSVTASLQQCIRQFRRLEFVKGDRDPEPLPCTPMLYSGQAHTNSQMNKFLETMADWYRYADNRKKIVGFCAYVIRSSLAKLYAARYRLKSRAKVYKIATRDLSRPLRESSNNSAPEYSDLLRMGLVDAIDGVQFSRMSLIPSCDYSPFPRNWIPDHEKVLHEYINLQDPKFFYELQKSLKQQVLSSPQDDMSEIVWSCKTLGIQNYCLNGATEVHDASPTVRR, encoded by the coding sequence ATGCGTATTCACCATATCCTCTCTGCTAAAGCTTTCTCTTTCTGTCCACGGTCCCTTTTCTCTGCGATTCAAGAAATGTTACTGAGAACAAAACTCAAACACCTCACCTACAAACACATAATCCCCCTTATCCGCTCGCTCTCTTACCTCAATCCTCAGCCTCAGGTGTCCCAGCAGCAGCAGCCTTCTTCTCTACGGCGACAACAAGATCCATACTCCCTCCTAAAAGAAGAACCGATTCAAATCCTCGCGGACCTCTGGGTCaaaacgttctcccaacgccaaCAACCAAAGCCCTTCACCAACCTCACTGGTTTCCTCTCAAAATTCGATCTCTGGGTCCTCGCTTACCAGAGAACTTGCGCCCACGTAAGCGGCACATTCCCACCTCGTAATGCTCTTCACTCGGATGTTCTGTGCGACGTGTTGTCACTGAGAAACGCCGTGGTTCGTAACAAGTTTTCATGGAACTGCAAGACGCATCAGTTTATTCGTGGCCCCAATGAAAAACCCCTCACCAAGTTACTCTCGAGACGCCAACTGAACCCAATTTTGACGTCCAAGAATCCACCGTTTCAAGATCGTGTTGTGCAGGAGGTACTCTTCATGATTCTGGAACCCGTTTTTGATCCACGgttttcatccaaatcacatGCTTTTAGGCCTGGGAGGAATGCGCATACGGTTATTAGGACTCTTAGGAGTAACTTTGCAGGATACTTGTGGTTTTTGAGGGGCGATTTAAGTCCAATTCTTGATGAGGTTGATGTAAATGTGGTAATGCGATGCATTGAAAATGCTGTGAAAGATAAGAAAGTTCTGAACTTGATAAAATCTGGGTTAAAAGGCGCTGTAAATAACTGTTTAACTGATGTTGAATGTGAAGGGAAAATGAAGAAGAGCAAGAGGAAAAAAGGGCGGACAAAGAAGAGAATCTTGAGTGAGAATGAGCCAAAGCCAGACCCGTATTGGTTGAGAACGTTTTTCAATTTTGCACCTGAGGAGGCTGCAAAGGTGCCGAACTATGGATATTGCGGGATACTTAGTCCTTTGCTGGCTAATGTGTGTCTGAATGAGCTTGATCAAATGATGGAAGAGAAGATAATTGAGTTCTTTAAGCCCTGTGAACAAGATTCTATATGGAAGTACTCGATAGAAGATGGCTATCATAACCCTTCTTGGCCGGAGTTCGTTCCATCTGGTGGGAAGGAGAAGACGAGGAAGATGGATTACGTTAGATTTGGGGGTCATTTTCTAATTGGGATTCGGGGAACTAGAGAGGAAGCAGTGGGAATTAGGAAGGATATAATTGAGTTTTGTGAAAACAATTTTGGCATAAGGCTAGACAATTCCAAATTTGAGATTGAGCATATTACTAGGGGAATTGATTTTTTGGATCACACACTGTGTCGTAGGATCATATATCCTACTCTTCGTTACACTGGGACAGGTGGAAAGATAGTCAGTGAGAAAGGTGTAGGAACTCTGCTTTCAGTCACAGCTAGTTTGCAGCAGTGCATTCGTCAATTTAGAAGGCTCGAGTTTGTGAAAGGTGATAGGGACCCAGAGCCACTCCCTTGCACCCCAATGCTTTATTCGGGACAAGCTCATACTAATTCTCAAATGAACAAGTTCCTTGAGACCATGGCAGACTGGTATAGATATGCAGATAACAGAAAGAAAATTGTTGGGTTTTGTGCTTATGTCATTCGAAGTTCTCTTGCTAAACTTTATGCTGCCAGGTATAGATTGAAATCTCGTGCCAAAGTCTACAAGATTGCTACACGTGATCTTAGTCGTCCTTTGAGGGAGAGTAGTAATAACTCTGCACCTGAGTATTCAGATCTTTTGAGGATGGGGCTTGTTGATGCTATTGATGGTGTACAATTTTCTCGCATGTCTTTGATTCCTTCATGTGATTACAGTCCATTCCCTAGGAATTGGATCCCAGACCATGAGAAAGTGTTGCATGAATATATCAACTTACAAGATCCGAAGTTCTTTTATGAActgcaaaaatcactcaagcaacaAGTTCTATCATCACCCCAAGATGACATGTCTGAGATTGTGTGGAGTTGCAAGACACTTGGTATCCAAAACTACTGCCTTAATGGTGCGACAGAGGTGCATGATGCTTCTCCAACAGTTAGAAGGTGA